The genomic segment CACCGGGCCATTCCAAGGGATTGGTGATATAGCCAAAGCGCAGGAGGTAGCAATGAGGGCGGTAATATCCGGTGAATTTTGTTGATCAAAAGAAAGAACAGTAGCAGTAACCTGCACCTCTCTTCTTTCGGAGTCTTGAAATAAAGGGCGTAGCGATCGATCGATTAAGCGAGAAGTTAAAATAGCCTCATCATTTGGGCGGCCTTCTCTTTTGATCCAGCGACTACCTTTTATTTTGCCAGCGGAGTATAGTTTTTCTTCGTAATCAACGGTTAAAGGAAAGAAATCAGTTCCTTCCTTTGGTTGTTGAGAATAACAAGCAGTAGCCAAAACAACAGTCTCGCCATATTGGACCGTGCAGGAGCCAGCAGCTTGATTGGCCAAAAGGCCAGTTTCAATAGTAAGAGTACGACCAGCAAATTCAGTCGTAAACTTATTAGTGTTAAACATAAGTTTATTTCCTTTTATTTGGCGCTGGTCATCAGGCAATAGACTAAAAAGTTTTCCTTGTAGCCTATATGTTCAATGACCACCATCGCCAAGTTAATTAACGTTTTATTAAGTATTTTTTGCCATTAGTGCTGAGATTAATAAAGTCATCAGCAACCTCCACTAGTTTAGCGGAACAGCTCTTTTCAAAAGCCGCTACCTCTACTTTACAACCCTCAGTATGTCTTAAATAATTAACCAGTGGTATAAAATCACCATCACCAGTAACTAAAATGACAACATCTAAATGCTTGGCAATAGTAATGGCGTCGACTGCCAAACCAACATCCCAATCACCCTTTTTTTGTCCACCGGGAAATATTTGCAAGTCTTTACTTTTGAGTTCATAGCCTTGTTTGGTGAGGGCGTCAAAAAAATTAGCTTCATCTGAAGATTGCGAAATAATAATGTAAGCCATAGCCCTGACCAACTGTCGATCATTAACAAGATCAGTTAATAGGCGCCCAAAGTTAAGTTTAGCGTTGTAAAGGTTTTTCGCCGAGTGGTACATATTGCCAATATCAACGAAGACTCCAACTCTTTGATCAGGATGTTGTTTACTCATATTATTTATTTTTTTAAAATAGTTTCTTCCAGGGCTTTAATTTCTTCTTCGCTTGGCTCCTCAACAATTACTTCTTTTTTAGTAATTTTGATTTTCAACTTTTTGACGATTGAGTCAAAACTTTGTTCATTGGTTTTTTCCAAGTAGCGAAGCAATTTTCTTCTTTGATTAACTTTACGAATTAGACCACGGCGAGAAGAGAAGTCTTTCTTGTGTATTTTTAAATGCTCTGTTAACTCGGCAATTTCGGCTGTTAAAATAGCAATTTGGATTTCTGGTGAACCAGTATCATTGGCATGAGTTTTGAATTTCTCAATGATTTGATTCTTTTTCTTTTTGTCTAACATATTAGTACCTTTCTTCGGCTTTGAGCCAAGGCTAGGGTCAAAATCATAGATCCCAAGTCCTAGTTCAAGCTATAATTATTATTGATTAATCAGTCCTGAATATAGCAGTATTTATTTTGTTTGTCAACGCTAGTGACCTACATTCTAGTCCCAAGCTTAATTAAACTAAAAAGACACCTAAGTTAAGGTAAAATAATTAAATCCACTAATTATTAACCTAACAAAGATG from the Candidatus Komeilibacteria bacterium CG_4_10_14_0_2_um_filter_37_10 genome contains:
- a CDS encoding 30S ribosomal protein S15, translating into MLDKKKKNQIIEKFKTHANDTGSPEIQIAILTAEIAELTEHLKIHKKDFSSRRGLIRKVNQRRKLLRYLEKTNEQSFDSIVKKLKIKITKKEVIVEEPSEEEIKALEETILKK